TATATGCTAGACTGTTACATATGAAGAAGCTGGAAGTCAAAAGCAACGGATAATTAAAAGCAGTTGCACTTTACTTGTGATAGCAGCAAATAGAAAGCGGCGAGGGGCGTGAGGTAGCACAATTATATTCATGAGAGAAAAATTCCATTAGCTAGAAGAAACATGACAAAACACATTCGGAAAAAATCCTCTTCAACTTTATGAGagcatatacatatataaaactaaataaCATGGGTGGGGTTAGGGGCCCAACTCCATGATGACATTCATGCCAATCTCGGTGAGCCCATTAATCAACGGAATGAAAGCACATTTGACTTTCACCCAAAAAGACTAAACCACATTTGACTACCTAAATTCTCTTTACCATAAATCCAATGCTTAATAGTATCACCACTTTGTCATGGAATAAACAAGTTTATAGGGCCACTGGAGTCTAATCTTCATCTAATTTCATTAAGTTAACCATCTTTATTTGTTGTTAATGTTTTCTCCTTAATTTTTTGGATGAGGAGCAACTtaactttcttttttcttttttcttttttatcttttttatcaaCTTAACTCCAATATAAAAACTATCAACATAACCATCACCTTTTACTAATCAGAGGAATAGTTTGATATATTGTggatattaaataaaaatcaattcgAATATAAAAACTATTAACATAACTACCACCTTGTAAATTAATCTCATTATTTAATACTAtacatgtatttttattttagttatgatgaattgaaattataattttgaatccttgaaatttaatcaaatttgtaTGATGTTGCATTACTCTAAATTATTAAACATCTTAACCATATAAGCTTTCGTATACTACACAGCTTATTATATATACTTTACCATGTGAATTTTTCTTACCTAATAATAATGCAGTTGAGTTGTTAAGAAACAAGAATGCAGTGTGTGTTTAGCTACAAGGGGAAGCATATGAAATGATTCCATATAACAGTAAAGTTACAAAGCTAGCGAGAACTTAACGAGACTAGGCCCACATAACTTTTAGaggaaaaaagtaaaaaaagaaagCGGGCCAGAAGAAGAATAGTAAGAGTACAAATAAATAAGGAGTCCACTAGCCATAATTATGGTAAGCACTAGATTCACGTTAACCGCTAATTACTTTATGGctgtaaatttttatttttgtttatgctTTGCCCAACATCATGATTCATGAAGGTAACcttaaatacattaaaaaaatggcTTCATTCTGAACAATGATCCGAAGCTAAGGAGGAAATTAAGGATAGGCAGCCAAATTCAAAAGCACGAGCAAACATGTTCCCTTTGGAGTTTGGACTAACAAGTGAATGAATAGCAGTAAacttaaataaatcaaattgacagttctgtttttttaaatctactacaaacaatttttttaagtttagtctattagaagttttttttacaacaagtctattaatttattttacaagtctattagaaattgaaaatcacattaaaataatataacatcaAAAGAAGCATTTCTATGTGGacatattttataaagttttaattgattttataaattctactaaatttatatattttaataaatttaatataatatgttgaaaataatgTGTCGTTAATCCTCCTAAAAAGTCTCAATCCACGTGGTTGTGTGCCATAATTGGTGTCTCCCACCAGCTCAACTTAAGAAAGCACTAGTTTCTTCGAGAATGTGATGAAACAGCACTTTTCTCCGCTAAAAAAAGAATGCACCAGCTGTTTGAGTTTGTAAAAATTCACATTTTCTTAGCAGAATGCGATTCAAAATTTGCAGTTGAACGGCGCAGCGCTTCACCTAGCTAGCTAGGTAGCAAACTAGCAATAGCATTATAGTAACACACAGTTTCCTATATCCTACCCTACCATCCTGCCATATGCCAACCAAACCCAACCCACAATAACCAAAATCAGATCAATTTAAATtgcattatatttaaatttgtttcaaTAAATAGAAACTACAATAATACAGCCAATTAGAATCAGGTATggagaaaattttaaactttttaacacttatgggaaaaaaaaatataaataaattataaaattatatatcccCCGTGATCGATAAAAGACAACGATCTGAACAACCCATAAGtactaaagaaaataaaagagtaGCCCACACCCTCTCACTcttatcaacaacaacaataagaaaaaaaaaaaaaaaaaagaacctgGTACGAGTAATGTTTTTTTNNNNNNNNNNNNNNNNNNNNNNNNNNNNNNNNNNNNNNNNNNNNNNNNNNNNNNNNNNNNNNNNNNNNNNNNNNNNNNNNNNNNNNNNNNNNNNNNNNNNNNNNNNNNNNNNNNNNNNNNNNNNNNNNNNaaaaaaaaaaaaaaaaaaaaaaaaaaagtacctGGTACGagtactgtttttttttttctttgtttactTTGAGCTGAACCATGAAGAATCAAAGATAAGATACCTTGGATTTAGACAAATTGAATATTGTGATTAAACGTCAATAATCAGGCATAAGATGACTAATTTTGCCTTCTTCTAATGCAACTTTTCGATCCGTTACTTTCAACCATATACAAACACCAGTAAAACtcaaaacaagactcgcgagtCCACTTCCCAAACCGATTCCAACAATAGCCAAAACCGATAACCCTTTGCTTCTCATAGGTGGTAACGGGTAACCGTAAAGATCCTTATTCCCCTGGAACGAAGTTGCGTTAAATCTGGGCAAGTTAGCGCTTCGGTTAGAGAGTGAAGAAGGGATTGGGCCTGAGAGTCTGTTATTAGAAACATCGAAAGCGGATAAACGGACTAATAGGCCCAATTGTTGAGGAATAGGCCCAATAAGTAAATTATCATGAAGATCAATGATGTTAAGATAAGCACACATTGTAAGCTGAGATGGAATCTCACCTTCTAAACGGTTAGATGAAAGATTCAAAACCGCGAGATTAACGAGTGATTGTAGGTCCGGTGGGATTGGTCCTGTTATGAAATTGGATGAAAGATCAAGGGTTTGGAGATTTGTACAGTTAGAAAGGAACGGTGAGATTGTTCCTCGGAGTGAAAGATTGTTGAGTGAGAGTTTGTAGATTCGCCCATTGTTGCATATTGCTCCTTGGAGATTTGAGGTTGAATCGTTACAGGGTTTAGCGAAGTTTTCTTCTATCCAGTTATGTAGTGATTTGTTTGGGTCTTCTAATGATTTGCTTAGATGTGTTAAACATGCTTCGTCGCTTGGATCTGATAAACACCGTTTAATTGATGCTAATAATATTACGAACAATGATAACATTAACTTCACTACCCTCCCTACATCCATCTATTTTCCAAATCAACAACTTTCTAGATATTTTACTTGGTTCCTTTTTCTCTTCTCAAGAGATCAAAAATATATTCTATTTAACCCTTCACGTTCTTTTCATGGAGGTGTAGCAAAAACTGGAGAAATGTTTTATGGTTTTAGGCTAAAGTGAGTGAGTGGGCTGTGAGAGAAGAAGGGACTCTTTCAAAGGTCTTATTCACTCTTCAATCGTGGGAATGGctacttgttttgtttttatatatgaaaaataatatttgcctaattattatttattttattattattacagaacaaaaaaactaacaaatgtctttattcaaaatttcttttgtattttatttttgtttcgtTAACAAATATCTGTGTAAACTTTTCAAAActataaagtattattattttgattttgattaagttgaaaatttaaattaattgttattaaaagttattttaatgaTTCAGATTAATATAGTAGTTTATTCATAGGGATTTTGATGCATATATcctctttttgtttgtttattccCTATCTACCCTACTTTGAAACAATATTCCtgaaatgccctactttttcgttcctttgggaagtcgttccctggggaagcgacctcttgAAGAGGAAATTTTGCAATGTTAACAGGGGGTCgtttcctggggaagcgacctcccactgggttttattttttgttttttttgttatattttaaagttactttattattaaaattattaatttaattatttaaaaaataaaatactaatattaaattacaataaagtatagtaataaattataaataaaatttatattttaattattattattattattattattattattatcattattattattattataataaataattattataggtataattaaaaattattataattaaagtgattaaataaataaattaaatgataataaaaattaaataatgataacaattaaatgaaaagaaatttatattgataacatgaaaataaaatgaaatacattaaattattaatttaattatttaaaaaataaaaatactaataattaattaaaaatacgttaataattaattattaataaatgttatattttaattattgttattattataataaataactattatacttttaattaaaaattattatacttaaaatgatattaaaaattaaataataataacaattaaatgaaaagaaattgatattgataacttgaaaacgaaatgaaatacattaaattaataataaaaaagtacatcaatcaaatttgaaaaaacaaaatacattaaatttatatcaatgatgtccacctaaatgacccCCAGTCCCATATGTACGAtgtcgtcgaactcgtctagctctCTGAACAAGTTGCGGTTCTTCCGGTTCAtcgtcattttgatcattttcttcaatgtaAGCTGTAGATGGATTAGAACCACTGCCACCTGGTTCCATTACATTTTGGGATTGTTGATTATACATTGAATCAAAGGAAGCAACCTTGCTCGTCTAAAGAATgtcattagaaaaaaattacagCTCGGTGACAACGTCACGATAAGTGATATAGTTTATCGACACCTCGTGTTCTTTGGTGAAAATACAACAAGGTTTGAACTCATGAAGATTTGcgatgatgaagatgttgagttgatgtttgatgtttatgcaCAGTGGTCACAACTCGGCACCATCGAGTTATATGTTACCTTTGAGTCTGCTCCTCCATCAACAAACATTGATCAACCATCAACAtcaaacataccttatcaaccCGACTTATATTCTCCATCgcaacactatgaaccatcacaacactatccTCCGTCACAACACTATCCTCCATCACAACACTACGAACCATATTCTACCCAATTAGAACAAACTCGTTCAGAAAGTTTTCAACTCCATCATCAATCTCCTCCAACAAGTCCACAATGCGATCTTCCCCTTAGTGTCTTACATAGTATCAACGACGAAGATTTCAGTGATACAAGTGAAGAGGATGAAACATACTTCGATGAATCATCTGATAATTCTGTCGATGACATTGATGGTGACGAAGATATGGCAGCAGAAGATCAACCTATTCTACCTGATTTCGATCCACCATCTCACCTGAAGAGCATCAATTTAGATACTCAACAGAAATCAAGTGAATTTGATCACTTGCTCATTAACGAAGTCCCAACAGTAGATGGAACTCTTGCGgttggaatgaagtttcagAACAAAGATGAATGCATACATGCAATCAAGCGCTACCAcataaaacaatcattgaattttgTGGTACAAAAGTCAGATTTAGAAAGGTATGTCATTTATTGTTCAGatccaaattgtttgtttagatgtAGAGCTTCAAAACGCAAAAAAAGTGAATTGTGGGTTATTGGTAAATTGAATGTGCCTCATACATGCACAAATTCTGTATTGTCACAAGATCATACGAAGCTCGATTCTAATATGATATGTCAAAGCATAATGCAAGTTGTGAAAGTGGATccttcaatc
This region of Cicer arietinum cultivar CDC Frontier isolate Library 1 chromosome 8, Cicar.CDCFrontier_v2.0, whole genome shotgun sequence genomic DNA includes:
- the LOC101510983 gene encoding receptor-like protein 44, which translates into the protein MDVGRVVKLMLSLFVILLASIKRCLSDPSDEACLTHLSKSLEDPNKSLHNWIEENFAKPCNDSTSNLQGAICNNGRIYKLSLNNLSLRGTISPFLSNCTNLQTLDLSSNFITGPIPPDLQSLVNLAVLNLSSNRLEGEIPSQLTMCAYLNIIDLHDNLLIGPIPQQLGLLVRLSAFDVSNNRLSGPIPSSLSNRSANLPRFNATSFQGNKDLYGYPLPPMRSKGLSVLAIVGIGLGSGLASLVLSFTGVCIWLKVTDRKVALEEGKISHLMPDY